One window of the Pyrus communis chromosome 17, drPyrComm1.1, whole genome shotgun sequence genome contains the following:
- the LOC137722947 gene encoding aspartic proteinase 36-like, protein MAATARIRVAVLGGFLVFFALAVNVSSNMVFPVNHKFKGPGKQVSLGAWKEHDARRHRRLLAGADSAIDLQLGGNGHPSEAGLYIAKIGLGSPSKDFHVQVDTGSDVLWVNCAECSNCPTKNNLGFKLTMYDAKSSSTSSKVTCDQEFCTSSFNGKLPDCKADMLCNYSISYGDGSTTSGYYVKDNIQLDKVTGNHQTTSTNGTIVFGCGAKQSGNLGKSPGGVDGILGFGQANASVISQLSSSGKVKKQFAHCLDNVKGGGIWAIGEVVEPKVKNTTPLIPNLPHYTVTVKSVEVGGDVVDLPTDLFGLFEDRNGVVIDSGTTLAYLSPEFYEPFMKKIYARQSGLKKHTVDEQFTCFEYSRNVDDGFPVVKFNFKNSAVLTAYPHDYLFQLKDDVWCSGWQTNSMKSKDGKSMTILGDLVLSNKLVLYDIENQAIGWTDYNCTSSIKLKDEKSGQVYSVGAHNLSSASGLMTGRLLAFFLLVISMLQILV, encoded by the exons ATGGCGGCAACAGCAAGGATAAGAGTAGCGGTGTTGGGtggttttctggtttttttcGCTTTGGCGGTAAATGTCTCGAGTAACATGGTGTTTCCGGTGAACCATAAGTTTAAGGGTCCTGGGAAGCAGGTGTCTTTGGGTGCATGGAAAGAACATGATGCTCGCCGTCACCGGAGGCTTCTCGCCGGCGCAGACTCCGCTATAGATTTGCAATTAGGTGGCAATGGCCATCCTTCTGAAGCCGG GCTCTACATCGCGAAAATCGGACTTGGCTCTCCTTCAAAGGACTTTCATGTGCAAGTTGATACAGGAAGTGACGTTTTATGGGTGAATTGTGCAGAGTGCAGCAACTGTCCTACTAAAAATAATCTTGGC TTTAAGCTCACAATGTATGATGCAAAGAGCTCTTCAACTTCAAGCAAGGTTACATGTGATCAAGAGTTCTGCACTTCCTCATTCAACGGTAAACTTCCTGATTGCAAGGCAGATATGCTTTGCAATTATAGTATCTCGTACGGAGATGGAAGCACAACTTCTGGTTACTATGTCAAGGACAATATCCAACTTGATAAAGTCACTGGAAATCATcaaacaacctcaacaaatggAACCATAGTATTCGG GTGCGGAGCTAAACAATCTGGGAATCTTGGTAAATCTCCTGGAGGAGTTGATGGGATACTTGGTTTTGGACAGGCAAATGCATCCGTAATTTCGCAGCTGTCTTCATCTGGAAAGGTGAAAAAACAATTCGCGCACTGCTTGGATAACGTGAAAGGTGGTGGAATTTGGGCCATTGGGGAAGTGGTGGAACCAAAAGTGAAAAACACAACTCCGCTGATACCAAATCT GCCACATTATACTGTTACGGTGAAGTCCGTTGAAGTGGGTGGCGATGTTGTAGATCTTCCCACGGATTTATTTGGCCTTTTCGAAGACCGGAACGGGGTAGTAATTGACAGTGGAACAACCTTGGCTTATCTTTCACCGGAGTTTTATGAACCTTTTATGAAAAAG ATATATGCTCGACAGTCTGGATTGAAAAAGCATACTGTTGACGAGCAGTTTACATGTTTTGAGTATTCCAGAAA TGTTGATGATGGATTTCCAGTTGTgaagtttaatttcaagaattctGCTGTGTTGACTGCATATCCTCATGATTATCTGTTCCAGTTAAAG GATGATGTCTGGTGTTCTGGTTGGCAAACCAACTCCATGAAATCTAAAGACGGAAAGTCCATGACTATTCTGGGAG ATTTAGTACTTTCGAATAAGCTAGTCCTGTATGATATCGAAAACCAAGCTATTGGGTGGACTGACTACAACT GTACTTCAAGCATCAAATTGAAAGATGAGAAGTCGGGGCAGGTGTACTCGGTCGGTGCCCACAATCTTTCTTCAGCTTCGGGTCTGATGACTGGAAGGTTATTGGCATTCTTCTTGTTAGTGATTTCCATGCTGCAAATATTGGTTTAA